Genomic DNA from Oreochromis niloticus isolate F11D_XX unplaced genomic scaffold, O_niloticus_UMD_NMBU tig00001025_pilon, whole genome shotgun sequence:
GCATTCAAGCCATCAAAGCATAAAAGAGGCTTGAACTGCGGCTCGCAGTTCAAAGCTGCCACACCCTCATATGACTTTAGATCAATCATTAACCCTAAAGGTTGTAAGCAAAGTGCCAAAACTCTGTCCTAAACCTTTTTACTACGCCCTCCTGCTGAGTGTTGTTATGGGAAATCTCAAATAAAACTGCAACTACCAGGTAAACGTGTCTTTTGAAGTGAGGTTTATTAAAGAAGAATcctttttcactgtaaataaacacactgtctATTCCTTACACAAGCTCCGCTCTTGGGTCCCTTATTCTATTCACTGACAGAATATTCCCACCAGACATGGATCCAGCGGATGCAGCCACGGTCCAGTGAGAACTCTCAGTCCAAGGTGAAGCACTGGACTGTCATGAGAAAATGCCGCATGTAATGAAGGAACAAGCTGAACTGCGACAAGGGAGTAAGGAAGAATTCAATAGCGataaaatactgggtccaattACATCGAAGCAGTCCTTAACTATGCGAGATGGGAGGGTATCATGTATAGGATTAGTATTGTTCAGTTGTTCAACTAAACGCTTAAGGACACGGGCTCAAACTGATGGAAAGTAGACGAACAACCAGGGGTAAAAACAGGGCTTGACATTAAAGGAAGTGAAGACTTAAGAGATGAAACTTTATCTAAGAAGTGATTTAAAAATTGTTCACAAAGAGAGCACACCAGCGGCATAACAGGGCAGGGATTGACCACtgaattaaaaattttaaatagcGTTCGGGGGTTGTGACCATTAGCTAGGATAATTTTTGATAGAAAAGCCGCTTTGGCCATTTTGGCAGCAGTTTGGAATTTCGAGCGGCTGGTACGTAGGATTTCATAAGATACCTGGAGTTTATCTTTTCTCCATCTCCTCTCATCGCAACGACACATACGTCGTAAGGCGCGTGTAGAGTTGTTTAACCAACATTGGGAATAAGTTCTACGGCGcttcattttacagtttttctcaaatgCTAAAACACAAAAGCCAATCCTCTAAACCAAATGACCAGTTGTCTAAACACATTTACTAAATCTAGCCATCATTTACCAATATCATAAACACATGTCACATGAAGACACAATTCACAGAACACAATCCTCCGTTGTCATAAATCTAAACACATCTTTCCTTGCTAAAACACAAGTTGCAAAAGAACTCTGCTCATATTCTCAAATGAAAGCTCATGTGATGCAACATGCTTGCCACAGTCAGCAATATTTGAACACAATGAACACACCTGGCAtcattcattacacacaacgaCTCAAAATTGAAGACACTTGTTGCTAATGCTGTGACCACATGTATAAAAGCAAGTTCAGAGTGCACAGTATGCTGAAGattccaaacaaacacaatggaTGAAGGCAGAGTCAGGGGAAGAGGAATTtgatgcagaggagggagaagagCTGGCCCTGGAAGAAGAGGAGCAGGCCAACAAGGAAGAGGAGTTCaaatgagaggaggaagaggagcaggccaacgaggaagaggagtttaaatgagaggaggaagaggagcaggccaacgaggaagaggaggaggccaACATGGGAGAGGAGAAGGTCCAGGAGGGAGAGCAAGACAACCCCGCACCATCATTACAGACGAGATGCGAGCAACAGTCATTGACCACGTCATTGTCCATGGCATGACAATGGCTGAAGCAGGACTAAGAGTCCGTCCAAACCTGAGTAGGTTCACCGTGGCCACCATTATCAGGGCATTCAGACAACACAACAGGTATTGTACTCTATTGCTTTCTTTGTCACAATACAGTTTTACAAACCTGTGAAAGTAGTCTATTGGTTTCAAATCAGTTGTGACTGTATTGTAACACATGTCAATTGACAACacatgtttctttctttagagTTGAAAGAATGCCACATAGAGGTGGGAGGGTTGCCATATTTACAGCCGCACAAGAAACCCTCATTGTGGATATGGTTCGTGGGAACAACCTCATCAGACTCCGGGAGATCAGAGACAAAGTCATTGCCGATAATGTCAACTTTGAGAGCACTGACGATGTCAGCTTGGCCACAATAGACCGAGTTCTCCAGCGCCAAAAGACGCGGATGAAACAGGTCTATAGGGTTCCCTTTGAGCGCAACTCTGCGCGACACAAAGACCTACGTTATGAGTATGTGCAAGTAAGTATACATCCATGTTCACAGTACAGTTAGTGGACATACTGTGTTGCTCAGTGGCCTACATTACTTCTGGACAATACTGTGCTACCTGATTGACTGTTGTTCTGAACACCTGTGcactttcacattttcacagagGATATTACAGTTGGACGCGATGGCCAGACCTCATGAGTACCTCTTCCTGAATGAggctggcttcaacctgcagaAACGAAGGCAAAGAGGCCGTAACATCATTGGCCAAAGAGCCATCACTGAGGTCCCTGGCCAACGGGGGGGTAATATTACCCTTTGTGCGGCCATGGGTTCGGAGGGGCTTGTCCACCGGCATGCTGTCCTTGGGTCTTACAACACCCAACGTCTCCTCACCTTCCTAGAGGAGCTAAAAGACATCCTCCTGGACCGCCAACAACCCCGGTTGTTGGCGGTCACATTTATGATCACATTTATGTGATCATTTGGGACAATGTCCGCTTCCACAGAACAAACCAAATCAGAGAGTGGTTCACCACCAACAGTGACCACTTTTTAAACGTCTGTCTGCCACCCTACTCCCCTTTCCTGAACCCTATAGAGGAGTTCTTCTCATCGTGGAGATGGAAGGTTTATGACAGACAACCATACACAAGAAAGAACCTCCTAAGGGCAATGGAGCTGGCCTGTGTTGACATCCCAGCGGAGGCCTTCCAAGGATGTGCCTAGCAAGAGAGAATATAGCCTGCGATGTGGATGAGGTGATGTGGCCCGATGCAGCTCAGCGACATGATGCCGCACAGTgattgtggtgtgtgtgtggtgtgaataaagtaaataaaaaaaacttcacaccCTGATCATGTTTTCAAGAGTGTTGTTGTGTGCAATAGATTCTGTTTTTGCATTGAGTTGTGTTACAGTAGTGCACGTACATGCAGGATTTTCTATAAATTTATACTCTTCATATGAAACTCACAAATCTAAATGCCTAATCCTCTGCAGAGATCTACGACAATCCGTTACTGTATAGTTTCTAAAAATATGCATTGGCAGTTATGAAACAAAGAACCTTCTCACAAATTGAGCATTGTGTTTTCAATTGTTTTGCTGTAGTGTGTAATGATGTGTAtagtgtttacatttttgaaaGCTTCGAGCTGCTCTTTTGGTGTGAAAGTTTGAGTTTTGCAGTGGGAAGGTGTGGTTGTGTTTATGTAGCTTTAGAAAAGGGTGTTGTGTTTAGACATTGGGGAACATGGTGGCAACAtttgtgaaatgtgttttagcatttgagaaaaactgtaataggTGCAACAGTGTCAAGGATAGAGGAGCATATGGTTAACAAGGTGTTGGCAAAGTCCTCAACCATATGAGAGGTAAAGCAATCAAACGTAGTGGATGCAGAATtcaaaaaagaagcagaaaaattTGCCACAGTTTCAGCATTAACTGTACGCATAGGGAGAAGGAAGGCCTCAAGGTGCAGTTCAGTATTACCTAAGTCAACATCAAAGATGACCGGGGAGTGGTCAGAGAACCCAGCATTGTTTATGTCCTTGATGCAAATGTCCATGCCATATGAAAAGACCAGGTCAAGGGTATGGGTATTATATTTTGATTAGTTACAGTAATAATAACTATGAGCAGAAGCACATAAACTCTGTCAGTCTGTGTACATTACACCCACAAAGCAGGATTTTAGGCTTTTACTTTTGGATGTAGCTGAGCTGAGTGATCTCAGTCTCCTGGACATAGTCTAACTTATAAAGATGACTTCAGCTCCTCCCTCTGGGCCAGTGTGACATCGACACCAACACCTGTGcgctcctttttaaaaataagatacGGGATTGACACTGTCATTATTGTGAAACAGATTCATGTCTTTCCCAGCAAAAAGCCACAGATGACCAAAGATGTCCAACTCCTGCTGAAGgcacagttctgcagcactataaaaggtgtagagagaatacaggagggggctcagcactcGGCCCTGTGGGGAGCCAGTGTTCAGTGTGCAAGTGGAGGACAGATGAGGGCGAAGCCTtacagtctggggccggtttgtgagAAAGTCTTTTATCCAGGCagatgtgagaggagggaggccaagagtgaccagtttggtgaagaggatgtccgggatgattGTATTAAAGGCTCAGCTGTAGTCCACGAAGAGCATTCAGACATAGCTCTGCCGCTGTTTtaggtgactcagcacagcaTGGAGGGCGATGGCAATGGcatcttctgtggatctgtttgcgcagtatgcaaactggtgggggtcaaattctggggggaggtaatccttgatgtgctgaaggactagtctctcaaagcatttcatgattagCGGCGTGAGGCCCACAGGGCGATAAACATTCAGGCTGGTGATGGGAGACGtcttcggcactgggatgattgtggctgattttagacaggatgggatggctgcctgatccagtgagaggttgaagagtctggtgaagatgGGATGAGCTGGTGGCACATGCTCTTAGCACCTTACCAGGTACTCCATCTAGACCGGCagccttcctggggttcactgctaggagcACACGTCTGACATCGTGTTCTGTTACAGTGAATGGAGCGGTgcaggaaccaggtgaggatgaggatggaagcagggctgaagcagatgagtgctgctgttctGGTGTTTCTATTGggcgaagaagctgtttatttctTCTCCAAGCTGAACACTCAGGTTTCCTGTTTTCACAGTGCAACCCCTGTGGTTGATGATGTCTTGTATGCCCTGCCACACCTcccgtgtgttgttgctggacagCTGGGACTCTGTTTCTTCTTTGGTCTGTCTTGGCTTTTTTAATTCCCCTTTTCAGGTCAGCTCGAGCAGCTCTGTACAGAGCtctgtcacctgacctgaaggcGGCATCATGGGTGTAGTGGCACTTCCTGTTGTTTGACAAACCAAACATCCCACAATTAAAAGTCCACAAGCCACTGCTGCACTGAGATAATATTTCGTACGCAGGCAAAAGAAGTCCGCTGTCCAAACTTGAAAGTTGCGTTTTTATGGTTTATTCATCCAGTTTGGCAAGCAATAACAAGATCCATTTTTTGTTACTTCCTGCTGCTTCTCCTGCTCTGGTAAAAAACCATAGGCCCACCCCAGTGCATgctggtcataccagtctctttatttatAGAAACAAAATGGCCCTACAGCTCTTACTGACTAATTTAACAAGGTaaacaccaaacaaacaaaacattgaaACAAATATTAACCTACAAATAAACTTGTAAATACCGTAGTTTTCGGGTCAAAAGCCATAACTTTTTTCCCACGGCTTATACTGACATGCggctaatgcattttttttttctatgcgGCCCAAAACATTTTGCCTGGTAACAGTAGACCAATAAAATTGATAAGTAGTATATATACGGTATATATTTTTACCGGTTGTTAAGAGACCTtgtaatgttgttttgtgcactgTTCCGTAAAAAAACCCATAAGCAACATAATTTGTGTGTTACCGATACGTACGTATATTTAAAGGTAGCCGTGTTACAGGCGCTGTTCGAGGAAAAGAAGCATTTgcagtatgtatttttgtatgttaccATAAAATTTATGTTACCATGTTTATGTTACCTTATGGATTAAATTAAACGTTAAAAATCCTCACGTGTAATATTTCTGTATAAATATCTCATATTATGAGTGAAATTCATACGGCTTAAAATCCGGTGCGGCCTGTacaaaattgattttctttctaaaattaGAGCATGCGGCTTTTAACCAGGTGCGCTCTGTAGTACGGGAATTACGTTAATcccagaagtcagcctgtttaaggctctgatatctattctgtatgacttaaagcagttatgacatggtctgattttctcacccaataaaggaatatttattaaatcagtctactcttcattctatcagaaacagttatcacagctcgtacattttctttttacacatatatgtaagagccaaatgtaataagaccaacatattaaaagaacaatatttgtctcttatatataatacaactatatatacactgtcaaagatacttgtctttgactgaagatttaaggtgataggaaatataaataactgcaacttgaatctttactgaagctcagtgtttgacacagagttcaagttcagtgctgtaataactaataatgattaatataataactttaatattggccatattatatttacattaccacagtgagatgactttagtctcatgaacaacatgagctaattgttatttactaactaagcttgaaatgactgttcagtacagaaatgaagcccaacaatcatgttttacagtcccgtggtttcagcctcagatactcaactaatcaaagtgatgtcgtaaaaaaaatgaaagaccaaaaacacattttttctccttcatttctgtcaaacgtTTCTcacggttagtatcatggttgctaggcaacctgagcagcgtGACGAAGGCTTgactgtcccatttcacaagcctctcacttccacATTCTCGTACTTcctagtacgcaccgtacgtagtacgcgtagtgcgcGTACTCCAGAGCATGCGGTTgctggattgg
This window encodes:
- the LOC109199985 gene encoding uncharacterized protein LOC109199985; the protein is MRGGRGAGQRGRGGGQHGRGEGPGGRARQPRTIITDEMRATVIDHVIVHGMTMAEAGLRVRPNLSRFTVATIIRAFRQHNRVERMPHRGGRVAIFTAAQETLIVDMVRGNNLIRLREIRDKVIADNVNFESTDDVSLATIDRVLQRQKTRMKQVYRVPFERNSARHKDLRYEYVQRILQLDAMARPHEYLFLNEAGFNLQKRRQRGRNIIGQRAITEVPGQRGGNITLCAAMGSEGLVHRHAVLGSYNTQRLLTFLEELKDILLDRQQPRTNQIREWFTTNSDHFLNVCLPPYSPFLNPIEEFFSSWRWKVYDRQPYTRKNLLRAMELACVDIPAEAFQGCA